Genomic segment of Bernardetia sp.:
ACCTGTCCCAAATTATTTTTGTGATAATTTCCCTTTATATAAGGAGCTGCACTGATGGCTTTGTTGTAGGTTTCAATGGCTTTTTTATGAGCTGCTTTAGTTTCTGCATTTGGATTTACAGTTTCAAAATCTGATGCCAAATCAGCTACTTTTTTGAGGTAGAGCAAACGAGGTTTTCCTTGTACGAAGTCTTCGCCGTCTTTGGCTGGAGTGATGGAAACGCCTTCTAAATATTGATTGATGATTTGAGGAAATAAAGGATAAATTTTAGGCAAATCTTGATTCATAAACTGAATGCCCTTTTTTCCTGCATAACTTGTGCTGATATTGGCTTCTCCATACGTATCTATTTTTTCTTTGATGTCGGATAAGTCATTATTGACAAACATTTGCAACATAGAATATCCTTTCCAGCCCATTATATCATTAATATTACTAATATGAGGAAAGGTTTTGGATTTAAAATATGCCATAGCGTCAAAGCTGCCATCGTTATTAGACGAGCTAGACGAAGATGAAGCATTTGAGCTAGAGTTAGATTGTGTAGTCGCAACATTTGTGTTTTCTATATTGGCTACAAAGGAATCAAAAAATACATTGGCTTTTTTCTCATCTATTTTTCCAAGTTGCTTTGCTGTAATGAGTATCCAAATACGATATTCACTCATCCATACACGAATCAAAAAATTGTTTGTACCACTTTTTACTTTTGCTTCTTGTCCTTTTAGGTTGCCATTATTGAGTTTTTTTACACTTCCATTGACATTGCCATAACTTGTAAAGGCTGCATCTATGTGTTCTTGTGGATTTTCGAAGGTAGCATCTCTTGTGATAAATGTTACTCTATATACTTGCTTTCCATCACTGGCTGTAAGGGTTTTGTAATCGCCATCAGTTTCTGTGGCTGGGTTAGCAGGGAAATTCATTTTAAATTTTCCTTCGCTATAATTATAAGTTTGCCAATCTGCTTTTGCTTCATAGAGTACAAAACTAAAGAGCATATAAAGCAAGGTTGCTCTAAGGAGCAATTTAATTTTTGATTTCATAGTAATAGTAATAGATTTTAGTTTTTTTTGAAAGAGTTTTAAAAATAGTGAAAAGGTAAATTTGGTGTAACAGACTTTTACGTCTTGTTTGATGTTTGAATGTACGGAAACCTATTCAAAAAGGGCAAAAAATAACTGGGACAAAACTGGGACAATTTCTTAAAGTGCTTTTAATCAATGTTTTATGGATAGGATGGGAGTTATGTTTTCTAGTAAGAAACAAAGTACAACCTTCTTTTTTTAAGACAAAAAATCTGAAGTTTTAGCTAGTTGTACTTAAAAATTGCCTTCTTTATTCTTTGAAAACTTCTTAAAATGGTCAATGTTTTTATTTTTGAAGCCTACATTTTGGATGTATAATCACTTTATCATCAATGTTACTATTTTGATGATTTTGAAATATATTCTTTAAAAAAAGTTAATATATTTACATTATGTTATAACAAGAAAAGTTTAATCCTTAGAATACTGTACATGAAATAAAAAGTTGTTAGTGTCGCTACACTAAAACACTAGCGAACGGCACTTTTACCTGTTCTATGACTCACAGAATAGCAATATCTATTGATGTCCAGTACTCTATTTAATCCTATTCAAAAATACATTTGTTATGTGGCAAAGAATCTCTTTTACTATATGGGTTGTTAGCCTATTTTTTTCACTACAAAAAGGTGTCGCACAGAGTGAATCAACTGCAAAGTTAGAGGAAACAGGACTTTGGAGTGGTGTATATCTCAAAATGCGCTTCAGCAAACATTTAGGCTATTATGGTGAGCATCATTACCGTATGCGAAATAGTAAAGACCATCTATATGGTTTTGTAAATCAGTCTCGTCAAATTTATAACAGAGCTGGACTCAACCTCTTATTTAGCCCTTATTTTGAAGCTGTCATTGGACCTACCTTTGTTTTGAATTTTACACCTGACCCAGCTTCTTCTGAATATGAAAAAATGACCGTAGAACCACGTATTTGGCATCAATGGCTCTTTATAATGCCACCTATGGGACGAGTAAAGTTCTATCATCAATTTAGGTTTGAGCATCGTTGGAAACGCAAAAATAATATAGGAGCATCTCATAAATATACCAACCGTTATCGCTATAAATTTTTTGCCTATGTTCCTATCAATAAAAAGAAAATTGGAGTCAAGACACTATTTTTTTCGCCTAGTGCCGAGATTTTTCTTCACTCTGGCAAGTCGGTAGTTTATCATCCTTTTGAAGATTTCAGAACCTATAATGGTATTGGTTATGTCATTAATCGTAATTTGACATTTTTTGGGGGACACATGTGGACGTATGGACAAAAAACAACAGGTTTTGAATACAAAACAACACATATCATAAGAATAAACCTTTTGGTAGGTTTAGATTTTAGAAGCCTAGAAGAACGGCTACCTCAAATTAATCTTGGATATTAGATAGCACTCAACAATTTTTAGTATTTTGTAATAGTAACTATCAATTCCTATTCTTTATGAAAAAAATATTTTGGATTTCGCTCTTCTCTAATGTTTTACTGCTTGTAGGTTTAGTCTGGTTTTGGTCTCATAGCTCATCTACTGAAGAGAAATTAATATTTAAAACGCTAAAAACAAGCTATCAAGAGTATTTGAAAAAGGCTAATTTGGCTTTCTTTGAAAAGAATTACCAAAAATCTTTTATGTATTACTCTCTTGTAGATAGCCTTACAATAGATACTTTAGATTTAGAAGTTAAAGCCAAATATTACGTTCAATCTCAAGAAGTTATCAAAGGAAATCTGGACAGTCTTAAATACATTCTGAAAGTTGCCTACACAGGAAGTATGGAAAAGGAAGAAGCACTCAGAAAACTGCAAGAAGAAATTGTAGAAAGAGACCGACAAATAGATACACTACATCATCAGTTAGATGAAACTAATATTGCCCTACACGATATAGAAGAAGTCAATCAAACACTTTCACACAGATTAGAACAAACAGCAGAAGATAAATATCAAGTGCTTGACTTCACAAACAAAGAAAATACAAGTATTAGGTATTATGGTAGGGTTGAGAATGATAAAGCCAACGGTTTTGGTATCGGAATTTTTGAAACTGGAGGGATTTATGAAGGAAACTGGAAAAACAATCTGCCTAATGGAAAAGGAAGATACGAATGGAAAAATGAAGATGTGTATGAGGGCAATTATGTAGAGGGAAGAAGAGAAGGCTATGGAGTTTATATTTTTTCTTCTCAAATTCGTTATGAAGGCGATTGGGTAAATAACCTACGAGAAGGAAGAGGAAAAATGTATTCTCCAGAAGGACAACTCTTGTTAGATGGTGACTGGATGAAAGACAAATTTCAAAAGAATAAGAAAAAGAAAGATTAGACGCTACTAAGACACTATTTCAAAAAGTACACTATCCTGTAAAGTGTGTAAGTTTAAAACTCTGCTTATTTCTCCATAGTGTTGGGTTTGCTATGGAGAAATGAACTTTACAAAATCATCAATTAAAAACTTTACCCTTTGATGAGCTTGTCTCCTAATGACTGCGCTTTTGGATTATTGAACCTTTTTAAAAACTGTCCTAACTCTGGGAAAGACACTTTTTTAGGTCTAAATTTTTTAGCAAGTTTTAAATATTCTGCATCTCTAGTTTGAGAATATAAAGCAACAGCACAAAACAAACGCACATCTTGACGCTCCAAGCCTTTTAGAAGCTCATTTCTAATTTCTTCATTGTGTCGGATAGAGGAAAGCGCAATACTAGCACGCATCTGGCGCACTTGTAAAAAACGGTAATTTCTGTTTCTCCACTTAGAAGCTGTTTTGGGCAGAGGTAAGTAAAGTTCTCTAATAAGGGCTGCTCGGCTTCTCTCATCATTGAGCATAGATAAATTTTGAGCCACATCCATAGATTCTGGTAAATAATCATATTCTAATAAACCAATCAGAACGTCGTGCATATTGGGCGATTGATTTTTTACCAATGTAGTTGTAACTTCTTTTGTTAGGTTTATCTCTTTCGTATTTTCTAAGAGTTGAACCAACAGCCATTGACCATATTGTGTTTTGGAAAGCACAGTAATAATATTTTTCTGTTCTCTAGATATATTGTAATGATGATTAAAAGAACGCAATAGTTCAGAGTCAGTAGCACTAGCAGCTAAAACGGTAACTAATAAGTTTTGTGTAACAATATCCTTTTCCTCTAATTTTATAGCTAAAGAATCAATCAGATTAGACCATTCTTTCTTTTTACTATAATTTCTTGTAAGCAATCTATCCAGTAGAAATGCTTTTTCTTCATTAAACTCAAAACGAGCATATTTGGGAATAGAAGCATAAAAATCAGCCTTTTGGTTGTATTTTGAAGAAGCTAATACCTTTTCTGTATCCTTATTTTGCTCTTTCATTTTAAAAATACGTGCTAATTCTCTATACGTATCAGGATTTTGATTATCAATTTCTAAAGAGCGATGAAGTTTGGCAATAACTAACTGTTCTAACGAATCTTGTGCTTTTTGAGTAGTTGTCTTGATTTTGGCTTGATAGGTAGCAGACCTTGTAAGATAAAAACTATTTTCTGGGTAGAGTTCTGCCAATTGTTTGTGATATAGAAAAGCATTATCAAACTCTCTGTTCATTTCGTAGAGTTCTGCTAGTTTTTCCAAGACATAACTTTCATACGGATAGATTTTATAAGCTGCTTGATAAGAATCAATTCCATTTTGCCAATATTTCAAAAAAGAGGTAGAAGTGTTTTCTAAAAAATCTTTTTCATACGTTTCCAAATCATTTTCCTTTTCTTCATCAGAATAGGTTGTGAGGTAGATAGAAGGAGCATTTTGTTTGGCTTTATCATAAAAAACACTTCCAATATTCATGTGTAAAACATAGTCGGAAGGTTTTCCCTTTAAGCCTTCACTCCAAATATCAATGGCAGCTTTCCACTCTCCCAAGTGGTAGTTCATTTTTCCCAATACAGAACGAGAATCAGAATCGTCTGGGTCGTGTTCTAGATTTTGTCTCAGCAATATTTTTGCTTCGTTATGATTCCCTGCATTAAAGAGCGAAATTGCCTCGTCTAAAGAGTGAGGAATAGAAGAGGTCGTTTGAGCTACTGAAACAGAAATGCTAAGGTAGAAACAAACAAAAACACCTAAATTTATATATCTTCTCATCATCGATTGTTCATCTAAATTCAAAATATATCCAAAAAAGGATATGTACAAGATAGAGAAATAAAATAAAATTCTGAAATTTAGCTTTTATTCAATATATTGTTTTATATAGCTTGTTGTCTATTCTAAACGAAAATAAATTGATTCTAGTTGCAATAGCTTTTAAGAATAATATATTTATTGAAAAACTGGATTAAAAAGACGCTAAAAACTAAAACGTTTTAGCAAAAAAAAGGTGCTAATTAATTTTGCTCAAAATCTCCATCATTTCCTCTTCTGAATCTACTTCCAAACGCTGGCGCAAACGATATTTGCCCTTTCTCACACTTTCTTCCGAAATTCCCAAAATAGCTGCCATTTCATACTGTGAAAGACCAAGTTTTAGTAGGGTAGCAATTCGTTTTTCGGCTTTTGAAACTTTGGGAGATTGTTTTTCTAATTCTTCAAAAAAATGAGGATGTACTCGTAAGAAAGTTTGTTTGTAGTTTTGCCAGTCTTCTTCTGTCAAGATTCGACTACCTATAAGTTCTTCAATTTTTTGTCTTTTGAGCCTGTCTTCTTCTTCCTGCGATTCTTTTAGGGTAGAGAGTTCTTCTCTAAGTTCGCTTAGGATAAGATTCTTCTGAAGTAGGTTGTTAGTGTGTCGCTCTAATCGCTCTTTATACTGTTCTATTTGTTGCTGTTTTTCTCTTAGTTCTAGCTCTTGAACTTGCTTTTCTATTTCTTTGAGAGAAATATCTCTTTTGTGTCTTGTTCTTTGAAGCTGTAAAAGTAATAGCAAAACGGCTGTTGTGATTATAGCAATTATTAAAACTAAAATATTTCTAGTTTTGGTAGCTTTTTCTCTTTCTTTGAAAAGGAATTGTTCTTGTTGTAGTCTTTCTATTTCGTTTTGCTTTTTTTCATTTTGGTATTTTTGTTCCAGTTCGTTCAATACCTCTGCATTAGTCATTTCTATTAAGCTATCACGCAATTTCCTGTATTTTTCTAATACCTCAAAAGCATTTTTATAATCTTCACTTAAATAAAGTGCATAGCTTAAATTTCGATGGGCATAAATTGAAGAGCGAATATTTTGCGTTGCTTTGGCATGCTCTAACCCTTTATTGGCGTATATTTCAGCAAGGTTGTATTTTCCTGTCTTGAGTGCTACATCTGTTAAACCATTATAGATTTTTCCAATGTTTTTTTGATTTTCTTTAGGAGTAATTTCTAATGCTTTTTGATAAGCTGTTTCAGCTTTGTCTAAGTTTTCCATGCGTTGATAGAGATTGCCTGTGTTGAGATAAATGCTTCCTCTATCATTTGGTTGTAGGTTGGGTTCTTCCAAACACTTTTCAAAATAAGTTTCTGCTTCATCAAACTGTTTTGTCTTAGAGTATAACGTAGCCAAAGTGAAGTACACTTTGTATAAACCATTACTATTTTCATTTTGAGCAATTTCGATAGCTTCCTTTAGGTAGCGTTCAGATTCTTTAAACTCTTGTTGTCTAAAAAATAAAATTCCTATCTGCCTATATACCTCTACAATAGAACTTTTGGGTAAATGCTGTTCTTTATATTTAATTGCCTTTAAAAAATATTCCATTGCCTTATCTACATCAGCTTTTTCAGAATACACAATTCCAGTATTCTCATAATTGGTAAAAACACCTCTTTTAAAATCTATTTTTTGAGCTAACTGCAATCCTTTATCAGCATATAGTAAAGCTGAATCTATATTTCGAAGGCACATTTCAAATGCCAGTTCGTTATACAGGTTTACTTTTGTTGTATCAGTTGTTGTGTTTTGTAACTCCCTT
This window contains:
- a CDS encoding DUF2490 domain-containing protein yields the protein MWQRISFTIWVVSLFFSLQKGVAQSESTAKLEETGLWSGVYLKMRFSKHLGYYGEHHYRMRNSKDHLYGFVNQSRQIYNRAGLNLLFSPYFEAVIGPTFVLNFTPDPASSEYEKMTVEPRIWHQWLFIMPPMGRVKFYHQFRFEHRWKRKNNIGASHKYTNRYRYKFFAYVPINKKKIGVKTLFFSPSAEIFLHSGKSVVYHPFEDFRTYNGIGYVINRNLTFFGGHMWTYGQKTTGFEYKTTHIIRINLLVGLDFRSLEERLPQINLGY
- a CDS encoding MORN repeat-containing protein, translating into MKKIFWISLFSNVLLLVGLVWFWSHSSSTEEKLIFKTLKTSYQEYLKKANLAFFEKNYQKSFMYYSLVDSLTIDTLDLEVKAKYYVQSQEVIKGNLDSLKYILKVAYTGSMEKEEALRKLQEEIVERDRQIDTLHHQLDETNIALHDIEEVNQTLSHRLEQTAEDKYQVLDFTNKENTSIRYYGRVENDKANGFGIGIFETGGIYEGNWKNNLPNGKGRYEWKNEDVYEGNYVEGRREGYGVYIFSSQIRYEGDWVNNLREGRGKMYSPEGQLLLDGDWMKDKFQKNKKKKD
- a CDS encoding tetratricopeptide repeat protein — encoded protein: MNLDEQSMMRRYINLGVFVCFYLSISVSVAQTTSSIPHSLDEAISLFNAGNHNEAKILLRQNLEHDPDDSDSRSVLGKMNYHLGEWKAAIDIWSEGLKGKPSDYVLHMNIGSVFYDKAKQNAPSIYLTTYSDEEKENDLETYEKDFLENTSTSFLKYWQNGIDSYQAAYKIYPYESYVLEKLAELYEMNREFDNAFLYHKQLAELYPENSFYLTRSATYQAKIKTTTQKAQDSLEQLVIAKLHRSLEIDNQNPDTYRELARIFKMKEQNKDTEKVLASSKYNQKADFYASIPKYARFEFNEEKAFLLDRLLTRNYSKKKEWSNLIDSLAIKLEEKDIVTQNLLVTVLAASATDSELLRSFNHHYNISREQKNIITVLSKTQYGQWLLVQLLENTKEINLTKEVTTTLVKNQSPNMHDVLIGLLEYDYLPESMDVAQNLSMLNDERSRAALIRELYLPLPKTASKWRNRNYRFLQVRQMRASIALSSIRHNEEIRNELLKGLERQDVRLFCAVALYSQTRDAEYLKLAKKFRPKKVSFPELGQFLKRFNNPKAQSLGDKLIKG
- a CDS encoding tetratricopeptide repeat protein, which produces MNVNYPIFLSFLILFLFSKNSFAQTQIDSLQRELQNTTTDTTKVNLYNELAFEMCLRNIDSALLYADKGLQLAQKIDFKRGVFTNYENTGIVYSEKADVDKAMEYFLKAIKYKEQHLPKSSIVEVYRQIGILFFRQQEFKESERYLKEAIEIAQNENSNGLYKVYFTLATLYSKTKQFDEAETYFEKCLEEPNLQPNDRGSIYLNTGNLYQRMENLDKAETAYQKALEITPKENQKNIGKIYNGLTDVALKTGKYNLAEIYANKGLEHAKATQNIRSSIYAHRNLSYALYLSEDYKNAFEVLEKYRKLRDSLIEMTNAEVLNELEQKYQNEKKQNEIERLQQEQFLFKEREKATKTRNILVLIIAIITTAVLLLLLQLQRTRHKRDISLKEIEKQVQELELREKQQQIEQYKERLERHTNNLLQKNLILSELREELSTLKESQEEEDRLKRQKIEELIGSRILTEEDWQNYKQTFLRVHPHFFEELEKQSPKVSKAEKRIATLLKLGLSQYEMAAILGISEESVRKGKYRLRQRLEVDSEEEMMEILSKIN